CCAGGCTGCAAAAACCCTGGGTGACGTCCTTGTTGTCGGAGTGAACAGCGATGCATCCGTTCGTCGTTTGGAGAAAGCTCCGGACCGGCCGATTGTTCCGGAAACGCAACGGGCCGAAGTGCTGGCGGCTTTGGCATGCGTCGATTATGTCGGGATCTTCGACGAGCCGGACCCCCTTGCACTCATCACGGCTGTCCGACCGGACGTCTTGGTGAAGGGCGGAGATTGGGCCATCGACCGGATCGTCGGTCGTGATGTAGTCGAAGCCCATGGCGGCATCGTCAAAACAATTCCGCTGGTTCCCGGCCTGTCGACCACAGGACTTCTTCAACGTATCCGCTCAACCACGACGTAATTCGTGTCTGATACCACTGCTCACATACCCTCCTGGCTTGTCCCGCTTCGATCGGCCCTCGATCACAAACAGGCGCGGGTGTGCCTGCTCGGAGCACATGGCCCGACTTCGGCTTGCGCCGTCACACTGTTGGACCGTCTTCGCCGTCCTACTCACAGCTGCGCCGGCCCATGGGTCGTGATCACCCCAAGCGACGAGTCTGCCGAGCGAATCTTCAATGACTTGCACTTCTTCCATGCACTCATGGGGCAACCTGTCGACGGTCTCGCCTGGTTCCCCGAATGGGAAACTCTCCCCTACGAGGCAACGGCACCGCATGTCGGGTTGATTGCACACCGGATGACGACGCTTCATCGCCTGCTGGTCAATCCACCCGCCGTTCTCGTGACCTCCGTCGCCGCAGCCATGCATCGAGTGATCCCTCGTTCGATTTTTGAGGAGGCGGTGATTGGTTTCAAGACAGGCGCAACCTTCGAACGGGAATCTTTGATCACGAGCCTGCTTCGGATTGGATACCGGCGGGTCTCCGTGGTGGAAATTCCAGGAGAATTCAGTATCCGCGGTGGAATCGTCGATATCTTCTCGACCGCCTATTCCAACCCGGTCCGTGTGGAATTTCTGGGAGATCACGTCGAATCGATGCGGCTGTTTGACCCCGCCACTCAAACGTCGATTGAAAAATTGAAGGAGGGGTGGGTCTTACCGGCACGGGAATTCATTCGATCGTTACAGGCCCAGGACGCGACGGCAGTCATTCCTCCCGATGCCGAATGGCGGAGTCCAGACCTCTATGAGGCTATGGACACATTGTTTGACTACCTCGGCTCGGATCCTTCCCTCGTCCTCGATCAACCGGAGAGCTTGAAAAAGGCCTGTGAGACCGCGTGGAGCAAAATCGATGACGGATACCTCCGCCATGTCGATCGCGACATCGCTCGCCCCTACCCCTCTCCTGAGCGTCTCTTTCTCACGTGGGACGGCATCCAACAACGATTTGACACCTGCCCGATGATGGCGCTGGAGCCTCTGGCAGCCCAGGACTCTTCCTGGGAGCCGACCTTTTCATTTTCCACCCAGCCTCCAGGCAGCATCGGACTCGGAATTAGGGGCACCGCCTTCAGCCAGACACTGAGCCTACTGGAGAGTCTTCGCAATGAGCATCGGGTCGTCCTCGTTGCCCGAAGCCGGGGACAAGTCGATCGCTTGCTCGCCCTCCTGCGAGAACATGATTTACCGGCCGAATCCTGGACCCCTTCGACCTGGTCAAACCAGCGGACCGGCAAATTGCCGTTTTATGTGTTGCACGGCGATCTCTCGGTCGGGTTTCTGTCCGGAGAACTCCGGCTCGCCCTCCTCACCGAAGAGGAACTCTTCGCAAAAGGTGCACGCCATAAGCCGCAACCCAAGAGTCGAACCGCCACGTTCCTGTCCTCCTTGGAAGACCTGAACGTCGGCGATTACGTCGTGCATGTGCAACATGGCATCGCGAAGTATCGGGGCCTGAAACGCCTGTC
This portion of the Nitrospira sp. genome encodes:
- the rfaE2 gene encoding D-glycero-beta-D-manno-heptose 1-phosphate adenylyltransferase, which produces MNSKVLPREHLLRVLAMDRANGKRIVFTNGCFDLMHIGHTRYLQAAKTLGDVLVVGVNSDASVRRLEKAPDRPIVPETQRAEVLAALACVDYVGIFDEPDPLALITAVRPDVLVKGGDWAIDRIVGRDVVEAHGGIVKTIPLVPGLSTTGLLQRIRSTTT